In Salarias fasciatus chromosome 2, fSalaFa1.1, whole genome shotgun sequence, one genomic interval encodes:
- the LOC115396836 gene encoding uncharacterized protein LOC115396836 → MSSVQALREFIKQRLTAAAGEIFTAFLQTIVQFEEEIDRQRKLLQIKWKHKVKLHRTVSPVLFHPAITVKPSHPSHQGLLSGFPPESLQQQMGTQKMSSSVEQEEHEAPHIKEEEDLVAVTVTGGEGDDSHHSVRDWSTQRLTAAAEEIFTLFQQTVLQYEEEIGRQCRMLEINWNPHIRLHRTELQQDHDCRGEQLFKQETHCCLEQDDPEPPHIKEEEPGLHQFKEEQEEPESSQIKEHEELSASQKREQFILKFESETLKVPSVEDRSDLSEAQVPETERLLSQDSEVHREKRHVDSESPPNAKQKKLKVFHRNIKSH, encoded by the exons atgagttcagttcaggctttgagagagtttatcaagcagcgactaactgctgctgctggagaaatattcaccgcGTTTCTACAAACTATCGTCcagttcgaggaggagattgatcgacagagaaaactgctgcaaatcaagtggaaacataaagtcaagttacacagaacag TGTCTCCTGTCCTGTTTCATCCAGCCatcactgtaaaaccttcacatccatcacatcagggACTTTTGTCtggtttccctccagagagtctacAGCAACAAATGGGGACCCAGAAGATGAgctccagtgtggagcaggaggaacatgaagctccacacattaaagaggaggaggatcttgtTGCAGTGACTGTTACTGGTGGTGAAGGAGACGATTCccaccactctgtgagagactggAGCACCcagagactaactgctgctgctgaggaaatattcaccctatttcaacaaactgtgcttcagtacgaggaggagatcgGTCGTCAATGCAGAATgctggaaatcaactggaatcCTCATATCAggttacacagaacag aACTCCAGCAGGACCATGACTGCAGAggggagcagctctttaaacaagaaacacactgctgtctaGAACAGGACGacccagaacctccacacatcaaagaagaagaaccaggacttcatcagtttaaggaggagcaggaggaaccagaatcCTCACAGATTAAGGAACACGAGGAACTCAGTGCCAGCCAGAAGAGAGAACAATTTattctgaagtttgaaagtgaaaccttgaaggttccttctgttgaggatcGCAGTGACCTGAGTGAAGCACAAGTACCAGAGACTGAGCggctcctctctcaggactctgaagtccaccgtGAGAAAAGACACGTGGACTCAGAATCGCCTCCAAatgcaaagcagaaaaaacTCAAGGTGTTTCATAGAAACA TTAAAAGTCACTGA
- the LOC115407539 gene encoding gastrula zinc finger protein XlCGF57.1-like, with protein sequence MTVHTGEKPYSCQTCGKRFSQRAHFKLHMRTHTGEKPHSCHTCGKSFRFHSSLLRHMTVHTGEKPYSCQTCGKRFSQRAHFKLHMRTHTGEKPHSCGTCGKSFSRQSHLKLHMITHTGEKPHSCETCGKRFIQQRDMKVHMITHTGEKPYSSETCGKSFSQQSHLKFHMRIHTGVKPYSCETCGNRFMQRSSLSRHISIHTGEKPYSCETCGNNFRRQNDLKVHMRTHTGEKQYSCETCGKGFMQRSSLLRHILIHTGEKPYSCETCGNSFRQRNSLLRHISIHTGEKPNFL encoded by the coding sequence ATGACagttcacacaggtgagaagccgtattcttgtcaAACGTGTGGTAAAAGGTTCAGTCAACGGGCTCACTTTAAgctccacatgagaactcacacaggtgagaagcctcattcttgtcacacatgtggcaaaagtttccgTTTTCACAGTTCTTTGTTGCGACACATGACagttcacacaggtgagaagccgtattcttgtcaAACGTGTGGTAAAAGGTTCAGTCAACGGGCTCACTTTAAgctccacatgagaactcacacaggtgagaagcctcattcttgtggaacatgtggcaaaagtttcagtcgacagagtCATTTGAAGTTGCACATGataactcacacaggtgagaagcctcattcttgtgaaacatgtggcaaaaggttcaTTCAACAGCGTGATATGAAAGTCCACATGataactcacacaggtgagaagccgtattcttctgaaacatgtgggaaaagtttcagtcaacagagtcatttgaagttccacatgagaattcacacaggtgtgaagccgtattcttgtgaaacgtgtggcaACAGATTCATGCAACGGAGTAGTTTGTCGCGCCACATAtcaattcacacaggtgagaagccgtactcttgtgaaacatgtggcaacaATTTCAGGCGACAGAATGATTTGaaggtccacatgagaactcacacaggcgagaagcagtattcttgtgaaacatgtggcaaaggTTTTATGCAACGGAGTAGTTTGTTGCGCCACATATTAattcacacaggcgagaagccgtattcttgtgaaacatgtggcaacaGTTTCAGGCAACGTAATAGTTTGTTGCGCCACATAtcaattcacacaggtgagaagcctaaTTTTTTATGA
- the dgkq gene encoding diacylglycerol kinase theta — translation MADSGRPRSAADPDAADSRTASPQPGKKRTQQSPGLRPRYHSSGPGHCFRKVTLTKPTFCHSCSDFIWGLIGFLCEVCNFMCHEKCLKTLRTVCSCVTPAMIQVPVAHCLGPAGHKKRVCCVCRKQTEGNAALRCEVCELHVHADCAAFSCADCRRCHLDGAVEQDLFHHHWREGNLPSGARCEVCRRSCGSSDVLAGMRCEWCGITSHASCYLSVPPECIVGRLRGMLLHPSCVRLQSRNFSKMHCYRITESCSHELDFSDEVDPCAATSKDAPPAAAELGKQFLKVFDGDDAAKRGFFRLVSTSRATRSEEVVEASLRAFYLPGEPQDFELCESGGLQCLHSDDVLNRNGGPDNRSDAWLLRAKPRQAEVVRVHAGWPRSGDTFVSVSVSASSTVESVLTEVLTQLHRQDEDVANFSLMEVYMSSKQVQRLTLTPQERILEKLQEIRKVSLRQMNQTRFYAVENRKSPVQVNLLIGGLPPLLAKEEYVQMIQETLAIKSHLVSISHIYSSQGAVALQISCFSEAERIYMLAKDSSVNNKPLTSVVIPEIMINKLGDDVCPLLVFVNPKSGGLKGRELLYSFRKLLNPHQVFDISNGGPLAGLHAFRELPRFRVLVCGGDGTVGWVLGVLEAVRHHLVCREPPIGIVPLGTGNDLARILRWGPGYSGEDPHHILVSVDEADVVLMDRWTILLDAQDISEDGKDNGFLEPPKIVQMNNYFGLGIDAELSLDFHQAREDEPDKFTSRFHNKGVYVKVGLQKISATRSLHKILQLQVDAVNVPLPNIEGLIFLNIPSWGSGADLWGSEVDGRYGKPSIDDGLLEVVGVTGVVHMGQVQGGLRSGIRIAQGNYIRLTVNKPIPVQVDGEPWIQPPGHIIISAAGPKVRMLRKSKQKQKKSAARDGRSESPSSRNGGH, via the exons ATGGCCGACTCCGGCCGCCCCAGATCGGCCGCCGACCCTGACGCCGCGGACAGCCGGACAGCGAGCCCGCAGCCCGGCAAGAAGAGGACGCAGCAGTCCCCCGGGCTCCGGCCCCGCTACCACAGCTCCGGGCCCGGACACTGCTTCAGGAAAGTCACCCTGACCAAGCCCACCTTCTGCCACAGCTGCAGCGACTTCATTTGGGGGCTCATCGGCTTCCTGTGTGAAG tgtgcAACTTCATGTGTCACGAGAAATGTTTGAAGACTCTGCGGACAGTTTGTTCCTGCGTGACGCCGGCTATGATTCAG gtcccGGTGGCTCACTGCCTCGGTCCGGCCGGCCACAAGAAGCGAGTGTGCTGCGTCTGCAGGAAGCAGACGGAGGGGAACGCGGCGCTGCGCTGCGAAG tgtgtgagcTGCACGTCCACGCCGACTGCGCCGCCTTCAGCTGCGCGGactgccgccgctgccaccTGGACGGCGCTGTGGAGCAG GATCTGTTCCACCATCACTGGAGGGAGGGAAACCTGCCGTCGGGCGCCCGCTGCGAGGTGTGCCGGCGCTCGTGCGGCTCGTCGGACGTGTTGGCGGGGATGAGGTGCGAGTGGTGCGGCATCACG AGCCACGCGTCGTGTTACCTCAGCGTGCCACCAGAGTGCATTGTGGGACGTCTGCGCGGCATGCTGCTGCACCCGAGCTGCGTCCGCCTGCAGTCCAGGAACTTCAGCAAGATGCACTGCTACCGCATCACAGAGAGCTGCAGCCACGAGCTGg ATTTCTCAGACGAGGTTGATCCCTGCGCTGCGACGTCTAAAGACGCTCCGCCGGCTGCTGCAGAGTTGG GTAAACAGTTCTTGAAGGTGTTCGACGGCGATGATGCAGCGAAACGCGGCTTCTTCAGGCTTGTCTCCACCTCCAGAGCTACCAGGAGCGAGGAAGTGGtg GAGGCGTCACTGAGGGCCTTCTACCTCCCCGGCGAGCCGCAGGACTTCGAGCTGTGCGAGTCCGGCGGTCTGCAGTGTCTCCACAGCGACGACGTCCTGAACCGGAACGGCGGTCCGGACAACCGCAGCGACGCCTGGCTGCTGAGGGCCAAACCGCGGCAGGCCGAGGTCGTCAGGGTTCACGCCGGCTGGCCGCG gtcggGCGACACGTTTGTTTCCGTGTCGGTATCGGCGAGCAGCACGGTGGAGTCCGTCCTCACTGAGGTCCTCACTCAGCTGCACAGACAG GATGAAGACGTGGCTAACTTCAGTCTGATGGAGGTCTACATGAGCAGCAAACAAG tgcagaGACTCACACTGACGCCTCAGGAGAGGATTCTGGAGAAACTGCAGGAGATCAGGAAG GTGTCTTTGCGGCAGATGAACCAGACTCGTTTCTACGCGGTGGAGAACAGGAAGTCACCTGTGCAGGTGAACCTGCTGATCGGAGGACTGCCCCCCCTGCTGGCCAAAGAGGAGTACGTCCAGATGATCCAGGAGACGCTCGCCATCAAGA gtcACCTGGTCTCCATCAGTCACATCTACAGCAGTCAAG GTGCGGTGGCGCTGCAGATCTCCTGTTTTTCCGAGGCCGAGCGGATCTACATGTTGGCGAAAGACTCGTCCGTGAACAACaagcctctgacctctgtggtcATACCGGAGATCATG ATCAACAAACTGGGAGACGACGTGTGTCCCCTGCTGGTGTTCGTCAACCCGAAGAGCGGCGGCCTGAAGGGCCGAGAGCTCCTCTACAGCTTCAGGAAGCTGCTCAACCCCCATCAGGTCTTCGACATTTCCAACGGAGGGCCGCTGGCAGG cctccacgCCTTCAGGGAGCTGCCCCGCTTCCGGGTGCTGGTCTGCGGCGGGGACGGCACGGTGGGCTGGGTGCTGGGCGTCCTGGAGGCCGTGCGGCACCACCTGGTGTGCCGGGAGCCGCCGATCGGGATCGTACCGCTGGGAACGG GTAACGATCTGGCTCGGATCCTCCGCTGGGGGCCGGGCTACAGCGGCGAGGACCCCCATCACATCCTGGTCTCCGTCGACGAGGCGGACGTGGTCCTGATGGACCGCTGGACCATCCTGCTGGACGCTCAGGACATCTCAGAGGACGGGAAGGACAACGGCTTCCTGGAGCCGCCCAAG ATCGTCCAGATGAACAACTACTTTGGTCTGGGCATCGACGCCGAGCTGAGTCTGGACTTCCACCAGGCGCGAGAGGACGAGCCAGACAAATTCACCAGCAG GTTCCACAACAAAGGCGTGTACGTGAAGGTGGGGCTGCAGAAGATCAGCGCCACCCGGAGTCTCCACAaaatcctgcagctccaggtggACGCAGTCAACGTCCCCCTGCCAAACATCGAGGGGCTCATCTTCCTCAACATACCCAg ctggggTTCTGGTGCTGATCtgtgggggtcagaggtcgatgGTCGCTATGGGAAACCGAGCATCGACGACGGTCTACTGGAGGTGGTCGGAGTCACTGGTGTCGTGCACATG gggcaAGTGCAGGGCGGTCTGCGGTCAGGCATCCGTATTGCTCAAGGGAACTACATCAGGCTGACGGTGAACAAGCCGATCCCGGTGCAGGTGGACGGGGAGCCGTGGATCCAGCCTCCGGGTCACATCATCATCTCGGCCGCAGGACCAAAG GTCCGGATGTTGAGGAAGTccaagcagaagcagaagaagtcGGCGGCAAGGGACGGACGCTCGGAGAGTCCGTCGTCCAGGAACGGAGGACACTGA